From the Dunckerocampus dactyliophorus isolate RoL2022-P2 chromosome 12, RoL_Ddac_1.1, whole genome shotgun sequence genome, one window contains:
- the fosb gene encoding protein fosB isoform X4: MQLFWKDSWSSSHGNSKKTTNGATVSFGPPGEMYQGFPGDPDSGSRGSSSPSIESQYLSSVDSFGSPPTTSAPQECVSAGAGLSIVGSGPTSSAGGEMPGSFVPTVTAITTSQDLQWMVQPTLISSQASGQSGTTGTSTMTQPVLLVDPYDMPGPSYSSGSRFTPSSSDTAGPAPGPIRQSRTRSRRTRDESVSEDGDVGVLLSPEEEEKRRVRRERNKLAAAKCRNRRRELTDRLQSETDNLEEEKAELEAEISELQKEKERLEFVLVAHQPNCKILYQEQPQPSSAPLPAQTLQAPPSIVSLAVKEDSFYLPASYTTGHPASSQSQQQQQQQQVQQQPQPGMMQESSTPESPKTPKSPWNLE, translated from the exons ATGCAACTTTTTTGGAAAGACAGCTGGAGCAGCTCACACGGAAACAGCAAAAAGACTACTAACG GTGCCACGGTCTCTTTCGGTCCCCCCGGGGAAATGTACCAAGGGTTCCCCGGCGACCCCGACAGCGGTTCCCGTGGAAGCTCCTCTCCGTCCATAGAGTCCCAGTACCTCTCCTCAGTGGACTCCTTCGGGAGCCCGCCGACCACCAGTGCTCCCcag GAGTGTGTGTCAGCCGGAGCTGGCTTGAGCATTGTGGGTAGCGGGCCGACATCCAGCGCCGGAGGGGAGATGCCCGGCTCATTTGTGCCGACCGTCACTGCCATCACCACCAGCCAGGACCTGCAGTGGATGGTTCAGCCCACGCTCATCTCCTCCCAGGCCTCGGGCCAGAGTGGCACCACTGGCACCTCCACCATGACCCAGCCGGTGTTACTGGTCGACCCGTACGACATGCCGGGTCCTAGTTATTCCTCCGGGTCTAGATTCACCCCATCGAGTTCGGACACTGCTGGTCCGGCTCCGGGCCCCATCCGCCAGTCCAGAACCCGTAGTCGTCGCACACGAGACGAGTCTGTGAGTGAAGACGGAGATGTTGGTGTGTTA CTGTCTccagaagaggaggagaagcggCGTGTCCGTCGAGAGAGGAACAAACTGGCCGCCGCGAAATGCAGAAACCGGAGACGGGAGCTCACAGACAGACTGCAGTCG GAGACGGATAacctggaggaggagaaggccGAACTGGAGGCTGAGATCTCTGAGCTCCAAAAGGAGAAAGAGCGCCTGGAGTTTGTCCTGGTGGCCCACCAGCCCAACTGCAAGATCCTTTACCAGGAGCAGCCCCAGCCAAGCTCGGCGCCGCTGCCTGCCCAGACCTTACAAGCCCCTCCCTCCATTGTGAGCTTGGCGGTGAAGGAAGACTCTTTCTATCTTCCCGCCTCCTACACAACGGGCCACCCGGCCTCTTCACAGtcgcaacagcagcagcagcagcagcaagtcCAGCAACAGCCTCAGCCAGGGATGATGCAGGAG TCCTCGACTCCCGAGAGCCCGAAGACCCCCAAGAGCCCTTGGAACCTTgagtga
- the fosb gene encoding protein fosB isoform X2, with protein sequence MQLFWKDSWSSSHGNSKKTTNGATVSFGPPGEMYQGFPGDPDSGSRGSSSPSIESQYLSSVDSFGSPPTTSAPQECVSAGAGLSIVGSGPTSSAGGEMPGSFVPTVTAITTSQDLQWMVQPTLISSQASGQSGTTGTSTMTQPVLLVDPYDMPGPSYSSGSRFTPSSSDTAGPAPGPIRQSRTRSRRTRDESLSPEEEEKRRVRRERNKLAAAKCRNRRRELTDRLQSETDNLEEEKAELEAEISELQKEKERLEFVLVAHQPNCKILYQEQPQPSSAPLPAQTLQAPPSIVSLAVKEDSFYLPASYTTGHPASSQSQQQQQQQQVQQQPQPGMMQEVEFSRSFYGPSEALAPGGLCLMAGDGGGGGNHDNAAIASHSTSYTSSFVFTYPEGACGVSANHRNSSSEQSSDSLNSPSLLAL encoded by the exons ATGCAACTTTTTTGGAAAGACAGCTGGAGCAGCTCACACGGAAACAGCAAAAAGACTACTAACG GTGCCACGGTCTCTTTCGGTCCCCCCGGGGAAATGTACCAAGGGTTCCCCGGCGACCCCGACAGCGGTTCCCGTGGAAGCTCCTCTCCGTCCATAGAGTCCCAGTACCTCTCCTCAGTGGACTCCTTCGGGAGCCCGCCGACCACCAGTGCTCCCcag GAGTGTGTGTCAGCCGGAGCTGGCTTGAGCATTGTGGGTAGCGGGCCGACATCCAGCGCCGGAGGGGAGATGCCCGGCTCATTTGTGCCGACCGTCACTGCCATCACCACCAGCCAGGACCTGCAGTGGATGGTTCAGCCCACGCTCATCTCCTCCCAGGCCTCGGGCCAGAGTGGCACCACTGGCACCTCCACCATGACCCAGCCGGTGTTACTGGTCGACCCGTACGACATGCCGGGTCCTAGTTATTCCTCCGGGTCTAGATTCACCCCATCGAGTTCGGACACTGCTGGTCCGGCTCCGGGCCCCATCCGCCAGTCCAGAACCCGTAGTCGTCGCACACGAGACGAGTCT CTGTCTccagaagaggaggagaagcggCGTGTCCGTCGAGAGAGGAACAAACTGGCCGCCGCGAAATGCAGAAACCGGAGACGGGAGCTCACAGACAGACTGCAGTCG GAGACGGATAacctggaggaggagaaggccGAACTGGAGGCTGAGATCTCTGAGCTCCAAAAGGAGAAAGAGCGCCTGGAGTTTGTCCTGGTGGCCCACCAGCCCAACTGCAAGATCCTTTACCAGGAGCAGCCCCAGCCAAGCTCGGCGCCGCTGCCTGCCCAGACCTTACAAGCCCCTCCCTCCATTGTGAGCTTGGCGGTGAAGGAAGACTCTTTCTATCTTCCCGCCTCCTACACAACGGGCCACCCGGCCTCTTCACAGtcgcaacagcagcagcagcagcagcaagtcCAGCAACAGCCTCAGCCAGGGATGATGCAGGAGGTAGAGTTTTCACGTTCTTTCTATGGCCCGAGTGAGGCGTTGGCGCCTGGCGGGTTGTGCCTCATGGCCGGCGACGGTGGCGGTGGTGGTAACCATGACAATGCGGCCATTGCCAGCCACAGCACCTCATACACATCTTCATTTGTGTTCACCTACCCAGAGGGAGCCTGCGGGGTCAGTGCCAACCATCGGAACAGCAGTAGCGAGCAGTCATCTGATTCCTTGAACTCGCCTTCTCTGCTGGCGCTCTGA
- the fosb gene encoding protein fosB isoform X1: MQLFWKDSWSSSHGNSKKTTNGATVSFGPPGEMYQGFPGDPDSGSRGSSSPSIESQYLSSVDSFGSPPTTSAPQECVSAGAGLSIVGSGPTSSAGGEMPGSFVPTVTAITTSQDLQWMVQPTLISSQASGQSGTTGTSTMTQPVLLVDPYDMPGPSYSSGSRFTPSSSDTAGPAPGPIRQSRTRSRRTRDESVSEDGDVGVLLSPEEEEKRRVRRERNKLAAAKCRNRRRELTDRLQSETDNLEEEKAELEAEISELQKEKERLEFVLVAHQPNCKILYQEQPQPSSAPLPAQTLQAPPSIVSLAVKEDSFYLPASYTTGHPASSQSQQQQQQQQVQQQPQPGMMQEVEFSRSFYGPSEALAPGGLCLMAGDGGGGGNHDNAAIASHSTSYTSSFVFTYPEGACGVSANHRNSSSEQSSDSLNSPSLLAL; the protein is encoded by the exons ATGCAACTTTTTTGGAAAGACAGCTGGAGCAGCTCACACGGAAACAGCAAAAAGACTACTAACG GTGCCACGGTCTCTTTCGGTCCCCCCGGGGAAATGTACCAAGGGTTCCCCGGCGACCCCGACAGCGGTTCCCGTGGAAGCTCCTCTCCGTCCATAGAGTCCCAGTACCTCTCCTCAGTGGACTCCTTCGGGAGCCCGCCGACCACCAGTGCTCCCcag GAGTGTGTGTCAGCCGGAGCTGGCTTGAGCATTGTGGGTAGCGGGCCGACATCCAGCGCCGGAGGGGAGATGCCCGGCTCATTTGTGCCGACCGTCACTGCCATCACCACCAGCCAGGACCTGCAGTGGATGGTTCAGCCCACGCTCATCTCCTCCCAGGCCTCGGGCCAGAGTGGCACCACTGGCACCTCCACCATGACCCAGCCGGTGTTACTGGTCGACCCGTACGACATGCCGGGTCCTAGTTATTCCTCCGGGTCTAGATTCACCCCATCGAGTTCGGACACTGCTGGTCCGGCTCCGGGCCCCATCCGCCAGTCCAGAACCCGTAGTCGTCGCACACGAGACGAGTCTGTGAGTGAAGACGGAGATGTTGGTGTGTTA CTGTCTccagaagaggaggagaagcggCGTGTCCGTCGAGAGAGGAACAAACTGGCCGCCGCGAAATGCAGAAACCGGAGACGGGAGCTCACAGACAGACTGCAGTCG GAGACGGATAacctggaggaggagaaggccGAACTGGAGGCTGAGATCTCTGAGCTCCAAAAGGAGAAAGAGCGCCTGGAGTTTGTCCTGGTGGCCCACCAGCCCAACTGCAAGATCCTTTACCAGGAGCAGCCCCAGCCAAGCTCGGCGCCGCTGCCTGCCCAGACCTTACAAGCCCCTCCCTCCATTGTGAGCTTGGCGGTGAAGGAAGACTCTTTCTATCTTCCCGCCTCCTACACAACGGGCCACCCGGCCTCTTCACAGtcgcaacagcagcagcagcagcagcaagtcCAGCAACAGCCTCAGCCAGGGATGATGCAGGAGGTAGAGTTTTCACGTTCTTTCTATGGCCCGAGTGAGGCGTTGGCGCCTGGCGGGTTGTGCCTCATGGCCGGCGACGGTGGCGGTGGTGGTAACCATGACAATGCGGCCATTGCCAGCCACAGCACCTCATACACATCTTCATTTGTGTTCACCTACCCAGAGGGAGCCTGCGGGGTCAGTGCCAACCATCGGAACAGCAGTAGCGAGCAGTCATCTGATTCCTTGAACTCGCCTTCTCTGCTGGCGCTCTGA
- the fosb gene encoding protein fosB isoform X3, with protein sequence MQLFWKDSWSSSHGNSKKTTNGATVSFGPPGEMYQGFPGDPDSGSRGSSSPSIESQYLSSVDSFGSPPTTSAPQECVSAGAGLSIVGSGPTSSAGGEMPGSFVPTVTAITTSQDLQWMVQPTLISSQASGQSGTTGTSTMTQPVLLVDPYDMPGPSYSSGSRFTPSSSDTAGPAPGPIRQSRTRSRRTRDESVSEDGDVGVLLSPEEEEKRRVRRERNKLAAAKCRNRRRELTDRLQSETDNLEEEKAELEAEISELQKEKERLEFVLVAHQPNCKILYQEQPQPSSAPLPAQTLQAPPSIVSLAVKEDSFYLPASYTTGHPASSQSQQQQQQQQVQQQPQPGMMQEREPAGSVPTIGTAVASSHLIP encoded by the exons ATGCAACTTTTTTGGAAAGACAGCTGGAGCAGCTCACACGGAAACAGCAAAAAGACTACTAACG GTGCCACGGTCTCTTTCGGTCCCCCCGGGGAAATGTACCAAGGGTTCCCCGGCGACCCCGACAGCGGTTCCCGTGGAAGCTCCTCTCCGTCCATAGAGTCCCAGTACCTCTCCTCAGTGGACTCCTTCGGGAGCCCGCCGACCACCAGTGCTCCCcag GAGTGTGTGTCAGCCGGAGCTGGCTTGAGCATTGTGGGTAGCGGGCCGACATCCAGCGCCGGAGGGGAGATGCCCGGCTCATTTGTGCCGACCGTCACTGCCATCACCACCAGCCAGGACCTGCAGTGGATGGTTCAGCCCACGCTCATCTCCTCCCAGGCCTCGGGCCAGAGTGGCACCACTGGCACCTCCACCATGACCCAGCCGGTGTTACTGGTCGACCCGTACGACATGCCGGGTCCTAGTTATTCCTCCGGGTCTAGATTCACCCCATCGAGTTCGGACACTGCTGGTCCGGCTCCGGGCCCCATCCGCCAGTCCAGAACCCGTAGTCGTCGCACACGAGACGAGTCTGTGAGTGAAGACGGAGATGTTGGTGTGTTA CTGTCTccagaagaggaggagaagcggCGTGTCCGTCGAGAGAGGAACAAACTGGCCGCCGCGAAATGCAGAAACCGGAGACGGGAGCTCACAGACAGACTGCAGTCG GAGACGGATAacctggaggaggagaaggccGAACTGGAGGCTGAGATCTCTGAGCTCCAAAAGGAGAAAGAGCGCCTGGAGTTTGTCCTGGTGGCCCACCAGCCCAACTGCAAGATCCTTTACCAGGAGCAGCCCCAGCCAAGCTCGGCGCCGCTGCCTGCCCAGACCTTACAAGCCCCTCCCTCCATTGTGAGCTTGGCGGTGAAGGAAGACTCTTTCTATCTTCCCGCCTCCTACACAACGGGCCACCCGGCCTCTTCACAGtcgcaacagcagcagcagcagcagcaagtcCAGCAACAGCCTCAGCCAGGGATGATGCAGGAG AGGGAGCCTGCGGGGTCAGTGCCAACCATCGGAACAGCAGTAGCGAGCAGTCATCTGATTCCTTGA